A DNA window from Salarias fasciatus chromosome 23 unlocalized genomic scaffold, fSalaFa1.1 super_scaffold_20, whole genome shotgun sequence contains the following coding sequences:
- the LOC115384126 gene encoding chymotrypsin B-like, with product MAFLWILSCLAFISAAHGCGTPSIPPVVTGYARIVGGEEAVPHSWPWQVSLQDYSGSHFCGGSLINEYWVVTAARCEFRVYHYVAVGAHNRAFNTPDNIQVLRPILIFTHPNFNAETKENDIALIKLYKPAILGPTVSPICLPKSTDSFFGICVTTGWGYTTAFPNGYRSDTLQQAILPLLPDTDCERFWGSAITNSMICAGASGVSFCNYDEGGPLVCEKNKVWTLVGIASWGESQCYQSLPGIYTRMTELRGWVDQILAAN from the exons GCTGCGgtactccctccatccctcccgtCGTGACCGGGTATGCCCGCATTGTGGGCGGTGAGGAGGCGGTTCCTCACTCCTGGCCCTGGCAGGTGTCCCTGCAG GATTATAGCGGCTCCCATTTCTGTGGAGGTTCTCTGATCAACGAGTACTGGGTGGTGACCGCCGCTCGATGTGAGTTCAG ggtcTACCACTATGTGGCCGTTGGTGCGCATAACAGAGCTTTCAACACACCCGACAATATCCAGGTTCTGAGACCTATCCTG ATCTTCACTCATCCCAACTTTAACGCCGAAACCAAGGAAAATGACATCGCTCTCATCAAGCTGTATAAACCCGCCATCCTGGGACCCACCGTGTCCCCCATCTGCCTGCCCAAGTCCACCGACTCCTTCTTCGGGATCTGCGTGACCACCGGATGGGGCTATACTACGGCGTTTCCCA atggCTACCGTTCCGACACCCTGCAACAGGCGATCCTGCCCCTGCTGCCCGACACCGACTGTGAGAGGTTCTGGGGCAGCGCAATCACCAACTCCATGATCTGCGCCGGGGCGTCCGGAGTCAGCTTCTGTAAT TATGACGAAGGCGGTCCTCTGGTCTGCGAGAAAAACAAAGTCTGGACTCTGGTGGGCATCGCATCCTGGGGAGAAAGCCAGTGCTACCAATCCTTGCCCGGAATCTACACCCGTATGACGGAGCTCCGTGGATGGGTGGACCAGATCCTGGCTGCCAACTAA